Proteins from a single region of Pseudodesulfovibrio portus:
- a CDS encoding tyrosine-type recombinase/integrase codes for MHTTKKIPGKLRHEIRPHDLRHTFASRLVSTDKVDLYTLQHILGHKTVSMTQRYAQLADESVKRGMSVADDLFVPTGRISFESDRS; via the coding sequence ATCCACACAACAAAAAAGATCCCCGGCAAACTCCGCCATGAAATTCGTCCTCACGACCTGCGGCATACCTTCGCCTCAAGGCTCGTCAGCACCGACAAGGTCGACCTCTACACGCTCCAGCATATTCTCGGGCACAAAACCGTGAGCATGACCCAGCGATATGCCCAACTGGCCGATGAGTCGGTCAAAAGGGGGATGTCGGTGGCCGATGACCTTTTCGTGCCCACGGGCCGGATATCTTTCGAATCAGATCGTTCTTGA
- a CDS encoding glycosyltransferase family 2 protein: MSRSFSEAEAKLTVAVCTYRRFDVLSRCLDHLCGLRDAASFKVLVVDNSLQPEQSERARQELTGRHDGLRYVVTERAGLSYARNVALELCETPYLAYLDDDAFVEAGWADGLLRVFADRGRDAGVVGGRVVPAWEGGKPEWLEGLLLAPYELDLGEEVRRLGEDRWLMGASIAYDVELLRAVGGFNENLGRKGDLLLCHEELDANTRIRELGRSVYYTGRARVLHVVQRERISREWICRNAFWEGVSECVYEAGLDARSFTGSQVETLARRCAELLAGQRELTSTARLLEARHRFAREGRNAYGSLGLKSPDKPVAEVYIVTPTFNSAEYLDGCISSVLSQKGDFRLHYHIQDGGSSDQTMAKVRKWQTDVESGAVSFGALDCTFTCASEPDNGIYDAILSGFDSFDMEDDAVMAWINSDDALMPDAVAKAVEALSLTGVDWVCGQQNIRNEQGEHVWDSRLSFPTALVRAGACDGKNWAHIQQEGVFWNRRLWNKAGGLNLSFRYAGDWELWRRFARYANLVQLPCALGVFTMRGGQVSTTHLDDYEAEKERILPRTERNRRCAELTAAPEYLYTHKVVGERGRMKLAVAPIDPYEIPGYEGGGSDSRPKRTKAAATDDAAGNGVRPRLSLWNICVDAPALHRLYLKSPRTVQRLLTAVKHRALVPLRNAWRRLRVYGALQRTGLFFPEYYLQHNPDVRESGMPPLMHYILHGSLEGRMPNPLFDDRWYRLRYPDVSMTGVNPLHHFCRHGWREGRDPCAGFSVSRYLALNPDVREDGGCPLRHYLVHGIAEGRSIE; encoded by the coding sequence ATGAGCCGGTCTTTCTCGGAGGCAGAGGCGAAACTGACGGTCGCGGTCTGCACCTATCGACGTTTCGACGTCCTTTCCCGCTGCCTGGACCACCTGTGCGGCCTGCGGGACGCTGCGTCGTTCAAGGTGCTGGTGGTCGACAATTCCCTTCAGCCGGAGCAATCCGAGCGGGCGCGGCAGGAGCTGACGGGACGCCACGACGGCCTGCGCTATGTCGTCACGGAGCGGGCCGGGCTGTCCTATGCGCGCAACGTGGCCCTGGAATTGTGCGAAACCCCCTACCTAGCCTATCTGGACGACGACGCCTTTGTCGAGGCGGGATGGGCCGACGGGTTGCTCCGGGTCTTTGCGGACAGGGGTAGGGACGCCGGGGTGGTCGGCGGCAGGGTCGTGCCCGCCTGGGAGGGCGGCAAGCCCGAGTGGCTGGAAGGTCTGCTCTTGGCCCCTTACGAGCTGGACCTGGGCGAGGAAGTCCGACGGCTCGGGGAGGACCGGTGGCTCATGGGAGCCAGCATCGCCTACGACGTCGAACTGCTTCGGGCCGTGGGCGGATTCAACGAAAATCTGGGCAGGAAGGGCGACCTGCTCCTCTGCCATGAGGAGCTGGACGCGAACACCCGGATAAGGGAACTCGGCAGGTCCGTTTACTACACGGGACGAGCCCGTGTCCTGCATGTGGTGCAGCGCGAGCGCATATCCCGGGAGTGGATATGCAGGAATGCCTTCTGGGAAGGGGTATCAGAGTGCGTATACGAGGCAGGCCTGGATGCGAGGTCCTTTACCGGTTCGCAGGTGGAAACACTGGCCAGACGATGTGCCGAACTGCTTGCCGGTCAGCGGGAGCTGACATCCACCGCCCGCCTTCTTGAGGCTCGTCACCGTTTTGCCCGCGAGGGGCGGAATGCATATGGTTCTCTGGGGTTGAAGTCGCCGGATAAACCCGTGGCCGAGGTGTATATCGTCACCCCTACATTCAATTCGGCGGAGTATCTTGACGGGTGCATCTCCAGCGTTTTGTCTCAGAAGGGCGACTTCCGTCTCCATTATCATATTCAGGACGGCGGGTCGTCTGATCAGACCATGGCCAAGGTGCGGAAATGGCAGACAGACGTCGAGTCTGGGGCGGTCTCCTTCGGTGCCCTTGACTGCACGTTCACCTGTGCATCGGAGCCCGACAATGGGATTTACGATGCCATTTTGAGCGGCTTCGACTCTTTTGACATGGAGGACGACGCGGTCATGGCCTGGATCAATTCCGACGATGCCCTCATGCCGGACGCCGTGGCAAAGGCTGTGGAAGCGCTTTCCCTGACCGGGGTGGATTGGGTCTGCGGGCAACAGAATATTCGCAATGAACAGGGCGAGCACGTCTGGGATTCACGGCTTTCGTTTCCCACGGCTTTGGTCCGCGCCGGAGCGTGCGACGGCAAGAATTGGGCACACATCCAGCAGGAAGGGGTATTTTGGAACCGTCGCCTTTGGAACAAGGCGGGAGGTCTGAATCTTTCCTTCAGGTATGCCGGGGATTGGGAATTGTGGCGTCGATTCGCCCGTTACGCCAACCTGGTTCAACTACCTTGTGCGCTGGGCGTTTTCACGATGCGGGGGGGGCAGGTCTCTACGACCCATCTGGATGATTACGAAGCGGAAAAGGAGCGCATCCTGCCCCGGACCGAGCGGAACAGGCGTTGCGCGGAGCTGACGGCGGCACCGGAATATCTTTACACGCACAAGGTCGTCGGGGAGCGTGGGCGGATGAAGCTGGCCGTCGCCCCCATTGATCCGTATGAAATCCCGGGCTATGAGGGCGGCGGATCGGACTCGCGCCCGAAGCGTACAAAGGCGGCGGCCACGGATGATGCGGCCGGGAACGGGGTCCGGCCTCGGCTCTCCCTCTGGAATATCTGCGTGGATGCCCCGGCCCTGCACCGGCTCTACCTGAAGTCGCCGCGCACGGTTCAGCGGCTGCTGACGGCCGTCAAGCACCGGGCGCTCGTTCCCCTGAGGAATGCCTGGAGAAGGCTCCGGGTTTACGGGGCGCTGCAGCGAACCGGGCTGTTCTTCCCCGAGTACTACCTGCAGCACAATCCGGACGTGCGCGAATCGGGCATGCCGCCGCTCATGCACTACATCCTTCACGGCAGCCTGGAGGGGCGGATGCCCAATCCGCTCTTCGACGACCGTTGGTACAGGCTGCGCTACCCCGACGTTTCCATGACGGGCGTCAACCCGCTCCATCATTTCTGCCGTCACGGCTGGCGGGAAGGGCGCGACCCCTGCGCCGGGTTCAGCGTTTCGCGGTACCTTGCGCTCAACCCGGACGTCCGGGAGGACGGGGGCTGCCCCCTTCGGCATTATCTGGTACACGGGATAGCGGAAGGCCGCAGCATCGAATAG
- a CDS encoding HNH endonuclease encodes MARRSSIGDPEALRSSLVELLTDFENHLKSSSLRQQVRELIPANHLLRDLGSSLLRDESAKAARERILRYLLKYVGEVIDGEELMVIGGISEYARRIRELRVEHGWKLITGYTVKDMKADEENGFGEELDSMKPDDYLLLSDEQDRDAAYRWNVANEIRKEKDLSVRDKILKYFRSNVGKEVSGEELRYVANNKSEWARRTRELRTEYGWPIMTQSTGMPELAVSMYVLVEDRQAPEHDRTIKDAVRREVYMRDEHTCQDCGWNHNKWNPSDPRHLEAHHIKHHVDGGENTVGNLVTLCNICHDKRHRKGEND; translated from the coding sequence ATGGCACGACGATCCTCCATCGGCGACCCCGAAGCCCTACGCTCCTCCTTGGTTGAACTCCTGACCGATTTCGAGAACCATCTCAAGAGCAGCAGCCTCCGGCAACAGGTACGAGAACTCATCCCGGCCAACCATCTCCTTCGCGATCTCGGGAGTTCTCTTCTGCGCGATGAGTCCGCAAAGGCGGCACGGGAACGCATACTCCGTTATCTGCTCAAGTACGTCGGCGAGGTCATCGATGGGGAAGAACTCATGGTGATCGGCGGCATCAGCGAATATGCCCGCCGCATCCGGGAACTTCGCGTCGAGCATGGCTGGAAGCTCATCACAGGCTACACGGTCAAGGACATGAAGGCCGACGAGGAAAACGGCTTCGGAGAGGAACTCGACTCAATGAAGCCAGACGACTACCTGCTTCTTTCGGACGAGCAGGATCGTGACGCGGCCTACCGCTGGAACGTGGCCAATGAGATACGCAAGGAAAAGGACTTGTCCGTCCGCGACAAAATTCTCAAATACTTCCGCAGCAACGTTGGCAAGGAAGTGTCCGGGGAAGAACTTCGATATGTGGCCAACAACAAAAGCGAGTGGGCACGGCGCACCCGTGAATTACGCACCGAATACGGCTGGCCCATCATGACCCAAAGCACCGGCATGCCCGAGCTTGCCGTAAGCATGTACGTGCTGGTCGAGGACCGTCAGGCACCCGAGCATGATCGGACCATCAAGGATGCTGTTCGTCGAGAAGTGTATATGCGCGACGAGCACACCTGCCAAGACTGCGGGTGGAATCACAACAAGTGGAATCCCTCCGACCCCAGACATCTGGAAGCGCACCACATCAAGCATCATGTAGACGGCGGCGAAAACACGGTGGGGAATCTGGTCACCCTTTGCAACATCTGCCACGACAAGCGGCACCGCAAGGGCGAGAACGACTAG
- a CDS encoding sulfotransferase family protein, with protein sequence MWVFAGGMQRAGSTLQYQMAGGIVEHCGLGRRVTWHDPGDHERVLADDGGDELLVFKSHELTPAIRRAVDAGRGRCLYIYRDLRDVISSMMDKFGCRFTPEQAATTARSLMAAHAAWTSIPDTHVARYEDVINDMATEINSLARYLGAAVDAPFAARLAADLAPARQAERIRQAAQSDTMVRVSESIAYHPDTLLHENHLLDGRPGRYRDRLSSELVEAVEGQAAQWLREHGYAV encoded by the coding sequence ATGTGGGTGTTTGCAGGCGGCATGCAGCGGGCAGGTTCGACGCTGCAATATCAGATGGCCGGCGGTATCGTTGAACACTGCGGTTTGGGCCGCCGCGTCACCTGGCATGACCCCGGAGACCACGAGCGTGTTCTGGCGGACGACGGCGGCGACGAGCTCCTGGTCTTCAAGAGCCACGAGCTGACCCCTGCCATCCGCAGGGCCGTGGACGCGGGACGCGGGCGATGCCTCTACATCTACCGGGATCTGCGGGACGTGATCAGTTCCATGATGGACAAATTCGGCTGCCGGTTCACGCCGGAACAGGCCGCGACCACCGCCCGCTCCCTCATGGCCGCCCACGCGGCATGGACGTCAATACCCGACACCCACGTGGCCCGCTACGAGGACGTGATCAACGACATGGCAACGGAGATCAACAGCCTGGCCCGTTACCTCGGCGCAGCCGTGGACGCCCCTTTCGCGGCCCGCTTGGCCGCCGACCTGGCTCCGGCCAGACAGGCGGAGCGCATCAGGCAGGCGGCCCAATCCGATACGATGGTCCGGGTCAGCGAAAGCATCGCCTACCACCCGGACACCCTGCTGCACGAAAACCACCTCCTGGACGGGCGACCGGGCCGGTACAGGGACAGGCTCTCTTCGGAGCTCGTGGAAGCCGTGGAAGGACAAGCCGCCCAGTGGCTCCGGGAGCACGGGTACGCGGTCTGA
- a CDS encoding ABC transporter permease encodes MRNSTFFELLCYKTGANLRTEIARYHLNYLWWVLEPVLTMGVFYVIFDIMLNRGTEHFVAFLLTGLIWWNWFARSVQNAASSILNARTLMLQVDIRKAFFPLEVCLQDGFKQLFVTALLLVFLLIYPTPVTVTWLALPALMAVQFLLVLGVATLGAALVPFLPDLKFVIVTGVQLLFFGSGIFFRIEDVVLPEHRFIMYLNPVAGLIRNYREILINGAWPDWFYLAKVALFSLALCLFAFWLVRKLDRTYPWVCNQ; translated from the coding sequence ATGCGCAACAGCACGTTTTTCGAACTTCTCTGCTACAAGACCGGGGCGAACCTGCGCACCGAGATAGCCCGATATCACCTGAACTACCTGTGGTGGGTGCTGGAGCCGGTGCTGACCATGGGCGTGTTCTACGTGATCTTCGACATCATGCTGAACAGGGGGACCGAGCACTTCGTCGCCTTTCTGCTGACCGGCCTGATATGGTGGAACTGGTTCGCCCGCAGCGTCCAGAACGCGGCGTCCAGCATCCTGAACGCACGCACTCTCATGCTCCAGGTGGACATCCGCAAGGCCTTCTTTCCCCTGGAGGTCTGCCTTCAGGACGGTTTCAAGCAGCTGTTCGTCACCGCGTTGCTGCTGGTCTTTCTTCTCATTTATCCCACGCCCGTGACCGTCACCTGGCTGGCCCTGCCCGCGCTCATGGCCGTGCAGTTCCTGCTCGTCCTCGGCGTGGCCACCCTGGGCGCGGCCCTGGTCCCCTTCCTGCCGGACCTCAAGTTCGTCATCGTCACCGGGGTGCAGCTCCTGTTCTTCGGGTCGGGCATCTTCTTCCGCATCGAGGACGTGGTCCTGCCCGAGCACCGGTTCATCATGTACCTCAACCCGGTGGCCGGGCTGATCAGGAACTACCGGGAAATCCTCATCAACGGGGCCTGGCCGGACTGGTTCTACCTGGCCAAGGTGGCGCTGTTCAGCCTGGCCCTCTGCCTGTTCGCCTTCTGGCTGGTGAGAAAACTGGACCGCACGTACCCGTGGGTGTGCAACCAATGA
- a CDS encoding FkbM family methyltransferase gives MLTYSQNYEDIILDRFFRHKETGFYIDVGAHDPYDISVTRKFYERGWRGVNIEPLPACIKKFEQARPGDVNLQMAVAEGKGERIFHQLEGALPTGYDASALSTFDEALARRLCVEYGLVTNKIMVQVDSLKNICKSHVPEGQGIDFLKVDTEGHEEIVLKSADFNRYRPVVLVVEATKPNANPLATASPEDQAAWHGFEGYLASVGYDFTYFDGLNRFYLAREHAERKGLFSIPVGIFDGVDYGRLERAQQESEAVIRALEAELAAQEERNKSLSSRFEKETAELNRRLAAQLGLNRSLSSKVEKYATALDAEFVERRNLAIALHARDAAARSGLLGRLLSPRVSLPEIPESLRLEKEPSGRAVHSDLKISVITPSFNSGDTLKRAVESVLAQDYPNVEHIVVDGGSTDGTLDILNEYEHLCWVSEPDNGQVHAMNKGFEMASGDVIAYLNADDYYEPGAFSAVMAEFTDETMMVYGNIEVYDEARGQWWTNEPRTDFKSILHHWEMNAFCVNPVGYFYRREVQERIPYREENGAKMDLAFLMEAAQHFELQTRKIDRVLGVFMNTRDTRTVKEQSRPGYWTPGNFAFIDELLQTQPEEFRQEYRRRQLEGYDRREREAAHGEGGGIFLPSTEYDLIADGGSEVDPGKYRLVKGDPVVVFLSHGKVGSSAVCHTLEALSKKGGWNMPVYHLHNFKQKLAVPQEEAAYHLLSGQALRRVFDDHREDLDWKFICGVREPISFLLSSYYELYFKERGEPSMDDVREALPVLLRWRNNHMTNELGEIGLAPYRTPFDREAGYTIMRQGNLSLLVFRQDMLPSLFTVAVDEFLGIKGAGLINANVGTEKDIVVNGVSYAESYRRMRETFTLPTEELEEIFSHRSVTHFFSPEEIGGFVDYWSRPGENRKAGSVKTEKPDLLVYDIGLHDGQDTEFYLKKGFNVVAVDANPECVGAAAKRFERFVASGRLTLLNVGIAREDGAGPLDFYVNEVNSEWSSFVKEIALRDGHPHHVEKVACRSLAGIIREHGAPHYVKIDIEGHDAMALRSMIEAGIRPLHVSVENGNEGMLGLLAKAGYSQFKYVQQRDVPGSRAIVPAKEGVSVDHEFPIGASGPFGEEAPGPWLGYEAARQAISRVWDPEGSAKNPDHDDARDGWFDLHARLGADAGNGGAR, from the coding sequence ATGCTCACTTATTCCCAGAACTACGAAGACATCATCCTGGACCGGTTTTTCAGGCACAAGGAGACCGGGTTCTATATCGACGTCGGCGCTCATGATCCCTATGACATCTCGGTGACGCGGAAGTTTTATGAGCGGGGATGGCGGGGCGTCAACATCGAGCCCCTGCCCGCCTGCATCAAGAAGTTTGAGCAGGCTCGGCCCGGTGACGTCAACCTGCAGATGGCGGTTGCCGAGGGGAAGGGCGAGCGGATTTTCCATCAGCTTGAAGGTGCCCTGCCCACGGGTTACGATGCTTCGGCTCTGTCCACATTTGATGAGGCACTGGCCCGACGGCTGTGTGTCGAATACGGCCTCGTCACGAATAAGATCATGGTTCAAGTCGATTCCCTGAAGAATATCTGTAAGAGTCATGTACCCGAAGGGCAGGGCATCGACTTCCTGAAGGTGGATACCGAAGGTCACGAAGAAATCGTCCTCAAGAGCGCTGATTTCAATCGGTACCGCCCGGTTGTTCTGGTTGTTGAGGCGACCAAACCCAATGCGAACCCCCTGGCCACGGCTTCACCGGAAGACCAGGCCGCCTGGCACGGGTTCGAGGGATACCTCGCCTCGGTGGGATACGATTTCACCTATTTCGACGGGCTGAACCGGTTTTATCTGGCGCGGGAGCACGCGGAGAGGAAGGGCCTTTTTTCGATCCCGGTAGGGATTTTTGATGGCGTGGATTACGGCAGGCTGGAGCGGGCGCAGCAAGAGAGTGAAGCCGTGATCCGTGCCCTGGAAGCGGAGCTGGCCGCGCAGGAGGAACGGAACAAGTCCCTTTCAAGCCGGTTTGAAAAGGAAACCGCAGAGTTGAACCGGCGGCTCGCGGCCCAGCTGGGACTGAACAGGTCTCTTTCGTCCAAGGTGGAAAAGTACGCCACCGCGCTCGATGCCGAATTCGTCGAACGCCGGAACCTGGCCATAGCCCTGCACGCCCGGGACGCTGCAGCGAGGAGCGGGCTCCTTGGCCGACTCCTTTCTCCCCGGGTGTCCTTGCCGGAAATCCCCGAGTCGCTCCGGTTGGAGAAAGAGCCTTCCGGGAGGGCCGTGCACAGCGATCTGAAGATCAGCGTGATCACCCCGTCCTTCAACAGCGGCGACACCCTCAAGCGGGCCGTGGAGTCCGTCCTGGCCCAGGATTATCCCAACGTCGAGCATATCGTGGTTGACGGCGGCTCCACTGACGGGACTCTGGATATCCTGAATGAATACGAACACCTGTGTTGGGTTTCCGAACCTGACAACGGCCAGGTCCACGCCATGAACAAGGGGTTTGAAATGGCCTCGGGCGACGTGATCGCCTACCTCAACGCCGACGACTACTACGAGCCGGGAGCGTTTTCCGCGGTCATGGCCGAATTCACCGATGAGACCATGATGGTCTACGGCAACATCGAGGTCTACGACGAGGCTCGCGGCCAGTGGTGGACCAACGAGCCGCGTACGGATTTCAAGTCGATCCTGCACCACTGGGAGATGAACGCCTTCTGCGTCAATCCGGTGGGGTACTTCTATCGGCGGGAGGTGCAGGAGCGGATTCCCTACAGGGAGGAGAACGGGGCCAAGATGGACCTCGCCTTTCTGATGGAAGCCGCCCAGCACTTTGAATTGCAGACCAGGAAGATCGACCGGGTGCTGGGGGTGTTCATGAACACCAGGGACACCCGGACCGTGAAGGAGCAGTCCCGGCCAGGGTATTGGACGCCCGGGAATTTCGCCTTCATAGACGAGTTGCTGCAGACGCAGCCCGAAGAGTTCCGGCAGGAGTACCGGCGCAGGCAACTGGAAGGCTACGACCGGAGGGAGCGGGAGGCAGCCCACGGAGAAGGCGGCGGGATATTCCTTCCATCGACGGAGTACGACCTCATCGCGGACGGGGGGTCCGAGGTCGACCCCGGGAAGTACCGGCTGGTCAAGGGCGACCCGGTCGTGGTTTTCCTGAGCCACGGGAAGGTGGGCAGCTCGGCGGTCTGCCACACCCTGGAGGCGTTGTCCAAGAAAGGCGGCTGGAACATGCCGGTCTACCACCTGCACAACTTCAAGCAGAAACTTGCCGTCCCGCAGGAGGAGGCCGCGTACCATCTCCTCTCGGGGCAGGCCCTCCGCCGGGTGTTCGACGACCACCGGGAGGACCTGGACTGGAAGTTCATCTGCGGCGTCCGGGAGCCGATCTCCTTCCTCCTTTCGTCCTACTACGAGCTATATTTCAAGGAGAGGGGGGAGCCGTCCATGGACGACGTCAGGGAGGCGCTCCCCGTGCTGCTGCGCTGGCGCAACAACCACATGACAAACGAACTCGGAGAGATCGGCCTGGCCCCCTATCGGACCCCCTTCGACCGGGAAGCCGGATACACGATCATGCGGCAGGGGAACCTGTCCCTGCTGGTTTTTCGTCAGGACATGCTCCCGTCCCTGTTCACCGTGGCCGTGGACGAGTTTCTCGGGATCAAGGGTGCAGGGCTCATCAACGCCAACGTCGGAACGGAGAAGGATATCGTCGTGAACGGCGTGTCCTATGCCGAGAGCTACCGCAGGATGCGGGAGACGTTCACCCTGCCGACGGAGGAGCTTGAGGAGATATTCTCGCACCGCAGCGTAACCCATTTCTTCAGCCCCGAGGAGATCGGCGGTTTCGTGGACTACTGGTCAAGGCCGGGCGAGAACAGGAAGGCGGGCAGCGTCAAGACCGAGAAACCCGACCTGCTCGTGTACGACATCGGACTGCACGACGGGCAGGACACGGAGTTTTATTTGAAGAAAGGCTTCAACGTGGTCGCCGTGGACGCCAATCCGGAATGCGTGGGGGCGGCGGCAAAGCGGTTCGAGCGATTCGTCGCCTCGGGCAGGCTGACCCTCCTCAATGTGGGCATAGCCCGGGAAGACGGTGCCGGTCCGCTGGACTTCTACGTCAACGAGGTCAACTCGGAGTGGTCGTCCTTCGTGAAGGAGATAGCCCTGCGGGACGGCCACCCTCACCATGTCGAGAAGGTGGCCTGCCGCTCGTTGGCGGGCATCATCCGGGAGCATGGGGCACCCCATTACGTGAAGATCGACATCGAGGGGCACGACGCCATGGCCCTGCGGTCCATGATCGAGGCGGGCATACGGCCCCTGCACGTCTCCGTGGAAAACGGCAATGAGGGTATGTTGGGGCTGCTTGCGAAGGCCGGGTATTCGCAGTTTAAATACGTGCAGCAGCGTGACGTGCCGGGTTCGCGGGCCATTGTCCCCGCCAAGGAAGGGGTGAGCGTCGACCATGAGTTTCCGATAGGGGCGAGCGGCCCCTTCGGCGAGGAGGCCCCCGGGCCGTGGCTGGGCTATGAGGCCGCGCGGCAGGCCATCTCCCGCGTGTGGGACCCCGAGGGGTCGGCCAAGAACCCTGATCACGACGATGCCCGGGACGGCTGGTTCGACCTGCACGCCCGGTTGGGCGCGGACGCCGGAAACGGAGGTGCGCGATGA
- a CDS encoding DNA cytosine methyltransferase, with protein sequence MKHKLIDLFSGCGGMTLGFVHPDYCGRFESVFALDNDQAAVNSYIANFGDHAVCDDIEKWTSGELAERIPAADIVIGGPPCQGFSLLNKKRKGDGRRSLWEPYMDIVALSGARVFVIENVQGLLRADEKRQIEKRAKTLGFETTSALLNSADYGAPQTRKRAFIIGWKMSEVEAVSFPPEPTHSANPERTGLPRWRTVADMIADLPAPQEFEIRDVPAPLNLHFRRNPTAKSLKRYKAVPPGGNRFDLQRNAPEITPPCWIRKTSGGTDLFGRLWWDRPSVTIRTEFFKPEKGRYLHPEQHRPITHREAARLMGFPDHFVFTGTKIEVARQIGNAVPPDMAAAVARAVADVLEMRARRAA encoded by the coding sequence ATGAAGCATAAACTGATCGATCTCTTCTCCGGTTGCGGAGGCATGACACTGGGGTTCGTTCATCCCGATTACTGCGGGAGGTTCGAGTCCGTCTTCGCGCTCGACAACGATCAGGCCGCCGTGAACAGCTATATCGCCAACTTCGGTGACCATGCTGTTTGCGATGATATCGAGAAGTGGACTTCGGGCGAACTCGCCGAGAGAATTCCGGCAGCCGACATCGTGATTGGTGGACCGCCATGCCAAGGGTTCAGTCTGCTCAACAAAAAGCGAAAGGGCGATGGCCGACGGTCTTTATGGGAGCCGTACATGGACATCGTTGCCCTGTCTGGTGCCCGTGTCTTCGTCATCGAAAATGTGCAGGGACTGCTCAGGGCGGATGAGAAGAGGCAGATCGAGAAGAGGGCCAAGACACTCGGATTCGAGACGACATCGGCCCTTCTCAACTCGGCCGATTACGGAGCACCGCAGACCCGGAAACGGGCCTTCATCATCGGGTGGAAGATGTCGGAGGTCGAAGCCGTGTCCTTTCCTCCCGAACCGACGCATTCCGCCAACCCGGAGCGGACGGGGTTGCCTCGGTGGCGTACCGTTGCCGACATGATCGCCGATCTTCCGGCACCGCAGGAGTTCGAGATCAGGGATGTCCCGGCACCGCTCAACCTGCATTTCCGACGCAACCCGACGGCCAAAAGCCTGAAGCGGTACAAGGCCGTTCCTCCGGGAGGCAACAGATTCGACCTGCAACGCAATGCGCCCGAGATCACTCCTCCCTGTTGGATCAGAAAGACCTCTGGCGGTACGGACCTCTTCGGCCGTTTGTGGTGGGATCGTCCCTCCGTGACCATCAGGACGGAATTCTTCAAGCCGGAAAAGGGACGGTATCTGCATCCGGAACAGCATCGTCCCATCACCCACCGAGAGGCCGCAAGATTGATGGGATTCCCCGATCATTTTGTTTTCACCGGGACGAAGATCGAGGTAGCCCGCCAGATCGGCAATGCCGTACCACCGGACATGGCCGCCGCCGTGGCTAGGGCCGTTGCCGATGTGCTTGAGATGAGGGCCAGAAGGGCCGCCTAG
- a CDS encoding ABC transporter ATP-binding protein, translating to MSAAILTFENVAFRYRYRAGLMRFKYHDALTDISFSLGRGETVGVVGRNGAGKSTLLRLMAGILAPSSGRIRMAEPLNISLLTLHPGFSPELSGRENAVLGALMSGRSRRTALERMEDIKRFSELGDWFEKPIKSYSTGMLARLGFAVALEMSPDVLLVDEVLGVGDEAFRAKSTAAMKQKMLSGQTVVFVSHQAPILRELCSSLVWVEEGVTRMVGPTDEVLPRYQEALTQPGAR from the coding sequence ATGAGCGCGGCCATCCTGACATTCGAGAACGTGGCCTTCCGCTACCGCTACCGGGCGGGGCTGATGCGGTTCAAATACCACGACGCCCTGACCGACATCTCCTTTTCCCTCGGGCGGGGGGAGACCGTGGGCGTTGTCGGCCGCAACGGGGCGGGCAAGTCCACGCTGCTCCGGCTGATGGCGGGCATCCTGGCCCCCAGCTCCGGGCGCATCCGAATGGCGGAACCGCTGAACATCTCCCTCCTGACCCTGCATCCCGGATTTTCCCCGGAGCTGTCCGGGCGCGAGAACGCGGTGTTGGGAGCCCTGATGAGCGGACGTTCCCGCCGGACCGCCCTGGAGCGGATGGAGGACATAAAGCGGTTCTCCGAGTTGGGCGACTGGTTCGAAAAGCCCATCAAGTCCTATTCCACGGGCATGCTGGCCAGGCTCGGCTTTGCCGTGGCCCTGGAGATGTCCCCGGACGTGCTCCTGGTGGACGAGGTCCTGGGTGTGGGCGACGAGGCCTTCCGGGCCAAGTCCACCGCCGCCATGAAGCAAAAGATGCTGTCCGGCCAGACCGTGGTCTTCGTGTCTCATCAGGCGCCGATCCTGCGGGAGCTGTGCTCCTCGCTGGTCTGGGTGGAAGAGGGCGTGACCCGGATGGTCGGCCCCACGGACGAGGTCCTGCCCCGGTATCAGGAGGCGCTCACCCAACCCGGCGCGAGGTGA